The DNA region GCCGCGTCCGCCGGGCCAGGGCCGTGCCGGCGGACGGTTTTGGCATGGCCGATGCTAGGGCCGGGGCAAACGCAAAGGAGACGCTTTCATGCGCAAAAACATGCACATCCCGGCCATTGTCGCCCTGTCCCTGGCCTTGGCCGTTCCGGCCCTGGCCCAGTCCGGCCACCAGCAGCACGCCGGGGCGGCCCCGGCCGAGGCCGCCAAGGCCGCCCCGGCCGTGGACCCGGACAAGGCCTACGTCCTCAACCAGGAGTACGTGGCCAGGACGGCCGAACTGCACGGCAAAATCACGGCCAAGAAGGCCGAACTGGAAACGCTACTGGCCACCAAGGCCGACGACACCGCCGCCGTCAAGAAGCTCGTGGCCGAGTTGTCCGCCCTTCGCGGCCAGCTCGACGAGCAGACCACGCTGTTTCGCATCCGCTACGCCAAGGAAACCGGCACGCCCATCCGCCTGACCCGGGACTTCGGCCACCAGGGCGGCATGATGGGCGAAAAGGGCATGGAAGGCTGCATGATGATGGGCAAGGGCAAGGGGATGATGATGGGTGGCATGGACCATGCCATGCAGGGCATGGACATGGGCAAGGGCATGGACCAGGGCGGCGCCCCGGGCATGAACATGCCGGCCCCGTCCGGCGCCCCCGCCACCGCCCCCCAGAAGGCCGGCTAACCGCCGCCTCCCCGCCCGGCCCGGGGGCCGCCGGCCCCTCCCCGGCGGCCCTTTTTTACAGGCCGCCCACCGCTTGGGTCCAGGCTTGCCAAGCCGGGCGGCCGGGACTATGAAGCTCCCGTTGTCCTCAGGGCGGGGTGGAAGTCCCCACCGGCGGTATCCCGGGTCACCGGGGAGCCCGCGAGCGCTTTCCGGCGAGGCGACAGGGCGCGGCCGACACCGGGCCCCACGGGGGAGACCCCGGCGTCGCCGCGCTGCCGGCCGCATGCCCGGCCGCACGCGTCGGAAAGGTCAGCAGACCTGGTGAAACGCCAGGGCCGACGGTCACAGTCCGGATGCAAGAGGAGCAGACGGCGTTTCCCGCCGCCGGGTCGTTCCGGCGCGTGGCCGACGCGGCGCAAGGGCGTCGCGTCCGGTCGTCTCATTTTCCGCCCTGATTCTGGCCATCGCCACCACCTCTTCTCGGAGCGCGCCATGAATCAGTCCTATTCCGGTATCGTAAGCGAACACCAAAGCGTCATCGCCGCCATCGAATCCCTGCGCCAGGGCGGCGGCATCGTCGTCACCGACGACGCGGACCGCGAAAACGAGGGCGACCTCATTTTCGCCGCCGAAACCCTGACCGTGCCGCAGATGGCCATGCTCATTCGCGAATGCAGCGGCATCGTCTGCCTGTGCCTGACCGAGGAAAAGGCCAGGCAGCTGGATCTGCCGCCCATGGTCGAAAAAAACACCTGCAAGAACGGCACGGCCTTCACCGTGACCATCGAGGCGGCCGAGGGCGTGACCACCGGTGTGTCCGCCGCCGACCGGGTCAAAACGGTCAAGACCGCCGCCGCCCCGCAGGCCAAACCCTGCGACCTGGCCCGGCCCGGCCATGTCTTTCCGCTGATCGCCCGGCCCGGCGGCGTGCTGGCCCGCCGGGGCCACACCGAAGCCACCGTGGATTTGGCCCGCCTGGCCGGCTTGCCGCCCTGCGGCGTGCTGTGCGAGCTGACCAATCCCGACGGCACCATGGCCAAGGGAGCCCAAATCGAGGCCTTCGCCGCCCGCAACGGCTTTCCCCTGGTCACGGTGGAGGCCCTGGCCGCCTACCGCCTGGCCATAGCCGACCGGTAGCGACCCAGTCGGGCCGGACGCGGGGCATGACGCGCCCGGCCCGCCTTGCCACCTTTCGCCGGCTGGCTTACACGTCGCAGCATGGCATCCCCCAAAGCCGGCCCGGCCCGCCGCTGCCCCTACAAACGCAACCTCAGCCTGCGCTACGTGGCCGCCCTGTCCCTGGCGGCGGCCCTGTCCGTGGCCACCTACGGCCTTTTCCGCCAGGTCATGGCCGCCATCGACCACGCGGCCGACGTCACGGCCATAAGCGGCTCCCAGCGCCTGCTCACCCAGCGCGTGCTGGCCCAATGCCTGCTTTTGGCCGCCGCCGACGACGAGGAGGCCCGCCGCGACATCCGGGCCCGCCTCAAACGCGCCGTGGACACCCTCGAGGCAAACCACGACCGCCTCCTGGCCGACGTCAGGGACCCCGATTCCCTGGTCGCCCATTCCCGGGAACTGGAAGCCATCTATTTCAAGCCGCCGCTGGACCTCGACGCCCGCATGCGTTTTTTCATCAAAAGCACCCGGGAATTCTATGCCACGGATTCCGGGCGCCCGGCCCTGTCCGACCCGCGCTTCCTCAATGTCCTGGTTTTCGGCGAAAACGATCTGCTGCGCGACCTGACCGCCGTGGTCCAGGCCTACCAGCGCCAGGCCCTGGCGCGCCTGACCACGCTGCGTCGGGTGGAAACCGGGGCCACGGTCGCCATGCTCGTGTTGCTGGCGGCGGTGGGGCTTTTCCTCCTGCGGCCCATGGTGGCCCGCATCTGCGCCGACCGCGGCCGCCTGGAGGCCGCCAACCGGGCGCTGACGGAACTGGCTGTCACCGACCAGTTGACCGGTGCCTACAACCGCCTCAAATTCAACGAGGTCCTCGGCCGCGAAATCCACCGGACCGAGCGCTACGCCGCCCCCCTTTCCGTCATCATGTTCGACATCGACCACTTCAAGCGGGTCAACGACGAACATGGCCACGCCGCCGGCGACGCCATGCTGCGCGAACTGGCCGGGCGCGTGCGCCGCTCCATCCGCCAGGTGGACTGGCTGTTCCGCTACGGCGGCGAGGAATTCGTCGTGGCCGCGCCCCACACCGGCCTGGCCCAGGCCGCCGCCCTGGCCGAAAAACTGCGGGTCCTCGTCGCCGCCAGCCCCTTTCCCGGCGACATCCCCGGCAGCATCAGCCTCGGCGTGGCCCAGGCCATCCCCGGTGAAACCGTGGAAGCCCTCATGGGCCGCGTGGACGCCGCCATGTACCGGGCCAAGGAAGGCGGCCGCAACCGCGTCGCCGTGGACGGGGCGGAAGAGGCCTCCGGCGGCCGGGGGGCATGATGCCCCCCGGTCCCCCCCAACGAGGGGTGCCGCCCGATGTTCCCGACCGCCCCATCCGGGGGGTCCGGGGGGGATGATCCCCCCCGGCCGCCGGAGGCCTCTTCCGTGTTTTTCCCTTCACCTCACCCCTGCCGGGCGAACGTGCCGGGCGTGACGCCGAACGCTTCCCGAAACGCCGCGATAAACGCCGAGGTCGAGTCGTAGCCGCATTCGAGGGCGGTGGCGGTCACGCTTTTGCCCGCTTCGAGCAGCGACAGCGAGGCCAGGAGCCGGAAGCGGCGTCGCCAGGCCCCGAAGGTCAGCCCCGTCTCGGCCAGAAACAGCCGGCCCAGGGTGCGTTCGGTCATGCCGGCCCCCCGGGCGATGGCCGTGGCCGGGCGGCTGTCGTCCGGCGCGTTGCCGAGGGCCTTGCAGATGGCCGTCAGGCGCGGGTCCCGGGGCCAGGGCAGGCTCAGGCCCGCCTCGGGCAGGCTGGCCAGCTGGTCCAGGAGCACGGCCACCAACCGTCCCGGCGGCCCGGCCTCGTCGTAGTCCACCGGCAGGGCGGCCACGGCCAGGATGAGTTCCCGGGCCAGGGGCGTCACCGACAGGACCAGGCAGCGCGGCGGGTTGAAGATGTCCTGGTCGGCCCGGATGTAGAGGCTGCGCATTTCCGCCCGGCCCGAGACGGCGACCTGGTGGGCCATGCCGGGCGGCACCCAGACGGCCCGTTGGGGCGGGGCCACGTGGCTGCCGGTTTCGGTGCGCACGAGCAGCACCCCGTCGCCGGCGAAGGACAGCTGGCCGAAGGGGTGGCTGTGGGCGGGCGAGGTGGAGTCCGGCGGCAGGCTTTCGCTGCGCGGATAGACCTGCCGGGGCAGGGCGTCCAGGGCGGGAAGGGTGCGCAGGGTCGCCATGTCCGTTTCTCGCTAGATGTTGTCAATCTAGCGCGAGACGGCCGAGCCGTCCAGGCTTAGGTACTTTCCAGGCGCGCGCGGCGGGCGGCGTGCCGCAATACCAGGCGGCCGGCGGGCCAAGGAGACGGACATGGTGGGCAGGATTTTTCGCAAGATGGCCAAGGATTGGTTTTTGGCGGGCATGATCGCGGCGGTGGCCCTGGCCACGCTGTTTCCGGGGTTCGGGGCCACGGGCGGGACGATGCATGCCGAGACGGTGTCCGACATGGGGATTTTCGCCGTGTTTCTGCTCCACGGCCTGGCCCTGTCCACCCGGAGCCTCAAGCAGGGCATGGCGCGCTGGAAGCTGCACCTGCTCGTGCAGTCCCTGACCTTCGTGGCCTTTCCGCTGCTGTTCATTCCCTTCCGGGCGGCCTTTGGCGGCATCATGCCCGAGGGGCTGATGCTCGGCTTTTTGTACCTGTGCGCCCTGCCCTCGACCATCCAGTCGTCGGTGGCCATGACGGCCATCGGCAAGGGCAACGTGCCGGCGGCGATATTTAACGCCACGCTGTCGAGCCTGCTCGGCATCGCGCTGACCCCGGCCATCGTGGGCCTGGTCATCGACATGGAAGGGGCGGGCGGCATGTCGTTTGGCAAGGCGGTGGTCAACATCGCCACCATGCTGTTTCTGCCCTTCGTGCTGGGCCAGGTGTTGCGGCCGGTCTTGGGCGACCTGGCCTCCCGGCACAAGAAATTCATCAATGCATTCGATAAGCTGGTGATTTTGATGCTCGTCTACGGTTCGTTTTGCGACTCGGTCAAGTCGGGGCTGTGGACGAACAACGGCATCGAGGTCATCGCCCTGACCATGGGCGGCGCGGCGGTTTTCCTGGCCATGGCCCTGCTGCTCTCGTCGAAGGTCTCGAAGTGGCTGGGTTTTTCCATGGAGGACCGCATCACGGCCATTTTTTGCGGCTCCAAAAAGACGTTGGCCTCGGGCGTGCCCATGGCGCGATTGCTGTTCGGCACCCACCCGGCCCTGGGCATGATCGTGATGCCCATCATGTTCTACCACCAGTTGCAGCTGTTCGTGTGTTCGATCATGGCCGGCCGTTTCGCCGACCGGTTCAAGGCGGCGCAGGCGCCGGTTGCCGGGACGGCGCCGGGGCTGGCGTCTTCGGTCGAGCCGGCCCTGGCCGTGGCCCGGGTGCGGCACTGAGCCGGGAAGCGAACATGGGCAGGCGGGCGCGCCCCGGGTCACTGGAAGTCGGTGACCAGGGGCGCGCCCGTGTTCTTGTCTCCGGGCCGGGCGACGGTCACGGCCGGCGGGGGGCAGGCGACGCCCTGGGGAATGGACAGGACGCGGCCCACGGCCAGGTTCTTGGGGTCGATGCCCGGGTTGGCCCGGGACAGGATGTCCAGGGGAATGCCGAAGCGCTCGGCGATGGCGGCCGGGTTGTCGCCGGGGATGACGACGTAGCGCACGCCGTTGGGTTCCTCGTCGGGCACCATGGCGGCCTTGTTCGGGGGCGCCGCCTCCGGGGGCGGGGGCGGGGCCGGCGCCGGGGTATCCGGGGGGGCGGGCACGAGGATCACGTCGCCGACCTTGATGCGGCAGGGGTCGAGGCCCTTGTTGCGGGCCAGGATGGCGGCCACGGACACGTGGTAGACCTTGGACAGGGCCGCCGGGGTGTCGCCCGGGCGGGCGACGTGGTTGATGTCCGCGGCCTGGGCCAGGCTTGCGACAAGGACCAGGAAAAGGGAAAGAAGCGCGCGCCGGATCATGGCCGTCCTCCGGGTTGCGACGGGTTTTCCGACGACGTAGCAGGCCGGCGGCGATTTGACAATCGG from Solidesulfovibrio sp. includes:
- a CDS encoding periplasmic heavy metal sensor, whose product is MRKNMHIPAIVALSLALAVPALAQSGHQQHAGAAPAEAAKAAPAVDPDKAYVLNQEYVARTAELHGKITAKKAELETLLATKADDTAAVKKLVAELSALRGQLDEQTTLFRIRYAKETGTPIRLTRDFGHQGGMMGEKGMEGCMMMGKGKGMMMGGMDHAMQGMDMGKGMDQGGAPGMNMPAPSGAPATAPQKAG
- the ribB gene encoding 3,4-dihydroxy-2-butanone-4-phosphate synthase; this translates as MNQSYSGIVSEHQSVIAAIESLRQGGGIVVTDDADRENEGDLIFAAETLTVPQMAMLIRECSGIVCLCLTEEKARQLDLPPMVEKNTCKNGTAFTVTIEAAEGVTTGVSAADRVKTVKTAAAPQAKPCDLARPGHVFPLIARPGGVLARRGHTEATVDLARLAGLPPCGVLCELTNPDGTMAKGAQIEAFAARNGFPLVTVEALAAYRLAIADR
- a CDS encoding GGDEF domain-containing protein — protein: MASPKAGPARRCPYKRNLSLRYVAALSLAAALSVATYGLFRQVMAAIDHAADVTAISGSQRLLTQRVLAQCLLLAAADDEEARRDIRARLKRAVDTLEANHDRLLADVRDPDSLVAHSRELEAIYFKPPLDLDARMRFFIKSTREFYATDSGRPALSDPRFLNVLVFGENDLLRDLTAVVQAYQRQALARLTTLRRVETGATVAMLVLLAAVGLFLLRPMVARICADRGRLEAANRALTELAVTDQLTGAYNRLKFNEVLGREIHRTERYAAPLSVIMFDIDHFKRVNDEHGHAAGDAMLRELAGRVRRSIRQVDWLFRYGGEEFVVAAPHTGLAQAAALAEKLRVLVAASPFPGDIPGSISLGVAQAIPGETVEALMGRVDAAMYRAKEGGRNRVAVDGAEEASGGRGA
- a CDS encoding helix-turn-helix transcriptional regulator, producing the protein MATLRTLPALDALPRQVYPRSESLPPDSTSPAHSHPFGQLSFAGDGVLLVRTETGSHVAPPQRAVWVPPGMAHQVAVSGRAEMRSLYIRADQDIFNPPRCLVLSVTPLARELILAVAALPVDYDEAGPPGRLVAVLLDQLASLPEAGLSLPWPRDPRLTAICKALGNAPDDSRPATAIARGAGMTERTLGRLFLAETGLTFGAWRRRFRLLASLSLLEAGKSVTATALECGYDSTSAFIAAFREAFGVTPGTFARQG
- a CDS encoding bile acid:sodium symporter family protein; translation: MVGRIFRKMAKDWFLAGMIAAVALATLFPGFGATGGTMHAETVSDMGIFAVFLLHGLALSTRSLKQGMARWKLHLLVQSLTFVAFPLLFIPFRAAFGGIMPEGLMLGFLYLCALPSTIQSSVAMTAIGKGNVPAAIFNATLSSLLGIALTPAIVGLVIDMEGAGGMSFGKAVVNIATMLFLPFVLGQVLRPVLGDLASRHKKFINAFDKLVILMLVYGSFCDSVKSGLWTNNGIEVIALTMGGAAVFLAMALLLSSKVSKWLGFSMEDRITAIFCGSKKTLASGVPMARLLFGTHPALGMIVMPIMFYHQLQLFVCSIMAGRFADRFKAAQAPVAGTAPGLASSVEPALAVARVRH
- a CDS encoding LysM domain-containing protein, whose amino-acid sequence is MIRRALLSLFLVLVASLAQAADINHVARPGDTPAALSKVYHVSVAAILARNKGLDPCRIKVGDVILVPAPPDTPAPAPPPPPEAAPPNKAAMVPDEEPNGVRYVVIPGDNPAAIAERFGIPLDILSRANPGIDPKNLAVGRVLSIPQGVACPPPAVTVARPGDKNTGAPLVTDFQ